The genomic interval CATCCGGCCTCGCAGAGCGAAACCTCAATCGCTTCACGATCGTCCTCGCCCTGGCGTGGTTCGTATCGATCGTCGCGCTCGGGCTGATCACGAAGTTCCAGGGCATCTGATGGCCACGGGGGGCAACGCGATCCGCGGCACTCGAGTCGGTGCCGGACCCATGGGCGAGCAGGACCACGGCTTCCATGCCGACCGCGTCGCCATCTCGTACTGGGATGCCCTCGGCAACGAGACCGTCCGCTACTTCGCGGCCGGCATTCCCGAGGAGGAGATCCCCGACACGATCGACTCCCCGCACTCGGGTCTGCCCGCGGGGCGTGACAAAGAGAATCCGCCGGCGCTCGCCAAAACCGAGCCGTACAAGACGCACCTCGCCTACGTGAAGGAGCGACGCACCGAGGAAGAGGCCGAGGCCCTGCTCGACGACGCGCTCAAGCAGCTGCGTGACAGGCGCGGTCAGGACTGAACCCACCGCTCAAGCGACAGCGGATGCCACCGGCATCCGCTTTTCGCATTGTTGACCCGCGCCGCGTCAATACTCCCCGTCGATGAGTTCCGGCGGCACCTGTGCGGCGGCGGCATCGTCGACGAAGAACACGGTGCGCTTGCGCCCCTTGGCGCCCGCTGCGGGCACGCTCGCGTAGCTCGCGCCCGCCAATGCCAGCCCGAGGGCTGCGGCCTTGTCGGCGCCCGAGAGCACCATCCACACCCGCTGCGAGCTGTTGATCACCGGACGCGTCACGCTCACGCGCTCTGGCGGAGGCTTGGGGGACTCCCGCACCGGAACCGTCGAACGATCCGTGATGAGGATCTCGGGCCGGTCGGGAAAGAGCGAGGCGATGTGCGCATCAGGGCCGACGCCGAGGAAGCATACGTCGAACGAGGGCCAGTCCCCGTCCTCGCCGGCGAAGCGGGCGAGCTCCGCCGCGTACCGTTCGGCGGCGCCCTCCAGGTCGACGCCGTCGTCGCTCGAGGCGATCGCGTGGATGTTGGCGTCGGGGATGTCGAGTGCGTCCAGCAGCGCGGCGCGCGCCTGCTTCTCGTTGCGATCGTCGTCGGCGCGTGGCACGAATCGTTCGTCGCTCCACCAGAAGTGGACGCGAGACCAGTCGATGCGGTCCCGACGCGGATGGCGCGACGCGGCCACCAGCACGGCCGACCCCATGGTTCCGCCGGTAAGGGAGATGTGGACGAGTGCATCGCTGTCGAGGCGCTTCGCCACGCGATTGAGCAGCCGAGCAGCGACCGAATCCGCCAGAGTCGTGGGATCGGGGCTGATCACCACGCGCTTCTCTGCCCAGGCCTCAACCATGCGTCTCGCTCATGTGTCTCGCGTCTCGCTCAGACCTTTCGGCCGGCGTCCTCGGTACTGCTCGGAGGGCCGAGGAGTTCCCAGCCCTGGGTGATCACTCGACCATACAGGACGTCCGGATCGAGGCGCCGGAGCTCTTCGGCGAGGCATTCCCGCAGTGTGCGGCGGGGAAAGGCGAGGTCGTGGACCGGCTGTCCGGGCTGGGTGAGCACGGCGACCCCTGACTCGGGCCGCTCCAGCTTCACTTCGCCGCTCTCTCGGACGAGCGTCACGGACTTGATGCCGTGGGGCCACTCTTCGGCGTCGAGATAGGCCCAGTCGACCGGCACGTCGAGAGCGAGGCGGAGCCACGCCGCGAGGAGTGCCGTGGACGGCGAGTCGGAGGCACCCCGCACTCGCACCGCCGTGATCGCCTCGTACGGAGGCTGGTCGAGGATCGCGGCGAGCTGCTCGCGCCACCGGGTGAGGCGAGTCCAGGCGAGATCGGTGTCGCCCGGAGCATAGCTGCCGCCGAGCGCGGCAACCCACGCCGATGGGTCGGACTTCGTCGCGGCATCCGTGATGCGGCGCTGCGCGATCTTGCCGATGGATGTCGCCGAGGGCACATCGGGCGTCTTGTTCGGCCACCACACCACGACGGGTGCATCGGGCAGCAGCAGTCCGGTCACCAGGCTTTCGAGGTTCGAGTTGCCGGCCTCGCCGTTGATGCTGAGGGTGATGACCTCACTGGCGCCGGCGTCGCCGCCGACGCGGATCTGCGCGTCGAGGCGCGAGTCCGCTGCGCCGCTGTCGCCGATCATGAGGACGATGACGCGCATCGGATGCTCGCGCGACGCGTCGTTCGCGGCCTCGATGACCTCTTCCAGCGCGCCCTCACGGGTGAGGATGATGAGGGTCAGCACCCGGCCGAGGGCGACCGCCCCGCCTTCTTCGCGCACGTCGACGAGCGCGCGTGTGATCTTGCTCACGGTGGTGTCGGGCAGATCGACGATCATGGGCGCCTCCAAGTGCGGCCATCGCGGGCGAGCATCTCGGCCGCGGACGCCGGGCCCCACGACCCGGGCGCGTACTGTTCGAGGGGGCCGCCCTGCGTCTCCCAGAACTCCTCGATCGGGTCGAGGATCTTCCACGAGAGGTCGACCTCCTCGTGGCGCGGGAAGAGCGGCGGGTCGCCCAGCAGCACGTCGAGGATGAGCCGCTCGTAGGCCTCGGGGCTCGCCTCGGTGAAGGCGTGGCCATAGCCGAAGTCCATCGTCACGTCGCGCACCTGCGCGCCGGCGCCCGGCACCTTGGAGCCGAAGCGGATCGTCACGCCCTCGTCGGGCTGGACGCGGATGACGAGCGCGTTCTGCCCCTGACCGGCGGTCTGGCTGCGTGAGAAGAGCTGCTCGGGCGCCGTCTTGAAGATCACGGCGATCTCGGTCACGCGGCGGCCCAGCCGCTTGCCCGTTCGCAGGTAGAACGGCACACCCGCCCAGCGGCGCGTGTTGATCTCGAGCGTGATGGCGGCGTAGGTCTCGGTCGTCGAGTTGGGCTTCATCCCGTCCTCTTCGAGGAAGCCGAGCACCTTCTCGCCGCCCTGCCAGCCGCCCGCATACTGGCCGCGTGCGGTGGAGCGCGCGAGGTCCTTGGGCAGAGTCACCGCAGCGAGCACCTTCTCCTTCTCGGCGCGAAGGTTCTTCGCGTCGAATGAGATGGGCTCCTCCATGGCGGTCAGCGCGAGGAGCTGCAGGAGGTGATTCTGGATGACGTCTCTTGCTGCCCCGATGCCGTCGTAATACCCCGCGCGACCGCCGACGCCGATGTCCTCGGCCATCGTGATCTGCACGTGGTCGACGTAGTTGGCATTCCAGATCGGCTCGTACAGCTCGTTGGCGAAGCGCAGCGCGAGGATGTTCTGCACCGTCTCCTTGCCGAGGTAGTGGTCGATGCGGAAGATCGAGTCGGTCGGAAACGCCGAGCGAAGGGCATCGTTGAGCGCCTGCGCGGAGGCTCGGTCGTGTCCGAACGGCTTCTCGATGACGACGCGCCGCCAGCGCTCGGGCTGGTCGGCGGTGTCGTCGACCAGTCCGGAGGCCTTCAGCTGCTCCGCGACGATGGGGAAGTCCTTCGGCGGGATGGACAGGTAGAACGCGTGGTTTCCCATCGTGCCGCGCTCGGCATCCAGCCGGTCGACTGTCTCACGAAGACGACGGAACGACTCCTCGTTGTCGAATTCGCCGGAGACGAAGCGGATGCCTTCCAGCAGCTGCTGCCACGTCTCGTCCCGGAATTCGGTGCGTGCGTGCTGGCGGACCGCGTCCTCCACGACTTTCGCGAAGTCCTCGTCCTCCCAGTCACGGCGTGCGAAGCCGACGAGTGCGAATCCGGGCGGCAGCAACCCGCGATTGGCCAGGTCGTACACGGCCGGCATCAGCTTCTTGCGCGAGAGATCGCCGGTCACGCCGAAGATGACGAGCGCGCTCGGGCCGGCGATCCGGCTCAGCCGGTGATCGTCCGGGTCGCGCAGCGGGTTGTGGCCGCGCGTGATCTCTATTCCGTGGCGCTCCTGCGCGTCACTCGATTCTTGGACCTCGTTGGGCATGTCGGGGTGGCTCCTACTGTGCCGCTTCGAAGAGCGACAGCACTTCGAGCTGGGGGTCGGTCAGCGTGAGGGTGACGACCGGACGCCCGTGTCCGTCGGCGAGGACGCTCGCATCTCCGGCTGCCTGCGCCTCGATGAGCTGACCGAACGTGAAGGGACGCCCGGGGATCTCGAGATCGACATCGCCGCGCTCGAGGATCTGGAGGAACACCCCGTTGGCGGGTCCGCCCTTGTGGTACTGCCCCGTCGAATGCAGGAAGCGAGGTCCCCAGCCGAACGTGGTGGGGCGCCCGGAGTCGGCGGCCACGAGCTCGCGCAGACCCTCGAGCTGGGGGAGTGCGAGCCGGTTGACGTATGCCTGGATCGACACGTAGCCGTCGGCGGGCACAAGTGCCCAGAGCGCGTCGAGCACTCCGGCGACGGTGCCGGATGCCGCGAGCCCGGGCTGCGACACACGCACCTCGACGCCGTCCACCTCGAATGCGGGGGCAGTCGCCTCGGGGCGCGCGTCCAGGAGGCCGCGCGTCGCGACCTTCGCGGACTCGACATCAGGCTGATCGAACGGGTTGATGCCCAGCATCCGCCCGGCGGTCGCCGTCGCGTACTCCCAGACGATGAACTGCGCTGCGAGCGACCCGCTGATGAGGACTTCACCCTCGTGGTGCTCGCGGAAGTGGAACTCGTGCGCCTCATCCACGATCCGCACGATCTGCAGGTCGTGCGGCTTGCTGTCGAGCTCGGGTGAGACGGGGAGAAGCACGACTGGCAGGATGCCGGTGCCGTTCTTTCCGGTCGACTCGGCGACGAGCTGCTCGATCCAGTCCGGCAGTCCCACGATGTGGGTGCCGTCGCTCACGAGGCCGAGCTTGTCGCGTCTGGGCTGTCCGCCGGCGATGGCGGCGGCGAGCACCAGGGCGGGGTTGTCAGGGCTGTCGATCGCGACCTCGAGCAGTGACGCATCCGCCTCGTCGAGCAGTTCGGCCAGGTCGACGCCGGCCAGGCCGGTCGGGACCAGACCGAAGGCCGTCAGCGCCGAATAGCGTCCTCCGACACTGGGGTCGGCATTGAAGACCGTGTAGCCCTCGCCGCGGGCTGCGACGTCGAGGGGGGACCCAGGATCGGTCACCACGACGATGCGTTCGAGCGGGTCGATCCCGAGATCGCGGAATGCCGCTTCGAACGTGCGCTTGGCCGAGTCGGTCTCGACCGTGGAGCCGGACTTCGACGACACGACGAGCACGGTCTGCGTCAGGCCGCCCGACTCCGCGTCTCCGTCGAGAGCGGCCAGCACCTGCCCGGGTGAGGTCGAGTCGAGGATGACGAGGGGCACGCCGCTCGTCTGCGCGATGACCTCGGGTGCGAGCGAGGACCCGCCCATGCCCGCCAGGACGACACGCGTCACGCCCTTCGCGAGCAGCTGTGAGCGAAGCGCCTCGATCTCGGCGACGAGCGGCCGTGAGGTGGTCACGGCATCCACCCAGCCGAGCCGAGAGGATGCCTCCGTCTCGGCGTCGGGTCCCCACAGGCTCGGGTCCGCTGCCGTGATGCCGGATGCGACGAGGTCGGCGACGAGGCCCGGGAGCGTTTCGTCCACGACGGACTTGACGTGGCCGCTCAGGTGGAGCTCGAAGCTCATCGGGCGATCTCCGGCGCGTTGCTCAGTGCAGCCGCGACGGTGTCCTTCAGCTCGTGCCAGGACGCGATGAACTTCTCGACGCCTTCGTCCTCGAGCACCTGCGTCACGTCGTCGAAGTCGACGCCGACCGAGGCGAGCTGGTCGAACAGGGCGTGTGCATCGGCGTAGGCGCCGGTGACGGCGTCGCCGCCGATCTCACCGTGGTCGAACGTGGCCTCGAGGGTCTTCTCCGGCATGGTGTTCACGGTGCCGGGCGCGACCAGTTCGGTCACGTACAGCGTGTCGGGAAGGGCAGGATCCTTGACCCCGGTCGAGGCCCACAGCGGCCGCTGCACGTTGGCACCGGCATCCGTCAGCGCCTTCGCACGATCGGTGGCGAACTCCTTCTCGAACAGCTCATACGCCAGTCGAGCATTCGCGACGCCGGCCTTCGACTTCAACGTACTCGCGACCCCGTTGCCGATCGCGGTGAGGCGCTTGTCGACCTCGGTGTCGACGCGCGACACGAAGAACGATGCGACCGAGTGGATGGTCGAGATGTCGTGGCCGGCCGCCTGCGCCTGCTCGATTCCGGCGAGGTACGCGTCGATGACCTCGGCGTAGCGCTGCAGGCTGAAGATCAGCGTGACGTTGACCGAGATGCCCTCGGCGAGCGTCGCGGTGATCGCCGGCAGCCCGGCCTTCGTGGCGGGGATCTTGATGTGCGTGTTCGGCCGGTCGACCGTCGCCCACAGCTGCTTGGCCTGATCGATCGTGGCTGCGGTGTCGTGGGCGAGGTCGGGGGAGACCTCGATCGACACGCGTCCGTCGACACCGGCGGTGGCGTCGTACACCGGGCGGAAGATGTCGGTCGCGTCGCGGACGTCATCCGTCGTGATCTGGAAGATCGCGTCATCGGCGCTCGCACCGGCGGCCGCCAGCTGCGCGACCTGCGTCTCGTAGGCGTGGCCGTTCGAGAGGGCGCCGGCGAAGATCGTCGGGTTCGTGGTGACGCCGACCACATTCCGCGTGGCGATGAGTTCGGTGAGGTTGCCCGACGTGATCCGCTCCCGCGAGAGGTCGTCAAGCCAGATGCTCACGCCCTGGGCGGTGAGCTGTTCGGTGGGGGTGCTCATGACTGCTCTTCCTTCTTCTTCGCCACGACGGCGAGGGTCTCGCGGGCCGCCGCTACGACGGCTTCGGCGGTGATGCCGAACTTCTCGAACAGGGTCTTGTAGTCGGCGGACGCTCCGAAGTGCTCGATCGAGACCGAGCGGCCGCTGTCGCCGACGATGCCGCGCCACGTGAGGGCGAGGCCCGCCTCGACGGACACCCGCGCGGTGACGGATGCGGGCAGCACGCTCTCGCGGTAGGCGTCGTCCTGCTCGGCGAACCATTCCAGCGACGGCGCCGAGACGACGCGCGCCCCGATGCCTTCGGCGGCGAGCGTCTCGCGTGCGGCGACGGCCAGCTGCACCTCGGAGCCGGTGCCGATGAGGATCACGTCGGGCTTTCCACTGGGTGCCTCCGCCAGGACGTAAGCGCCCTTGGTGGCATTGTCCGCCGAGGCGAACACGTCGCCCGAGGCCTCGCCGTCGCCGCGCGCGAACACCGGGATGTTCTGGCGGGTGAGCGCCAGGCCGGCGGGCCCGCCGTGACGGCGCAGGATCTCGAGCCACACGACGGCGGTCTCGTTCGCGTCGGCCGGGCGCACCACCGTGAAGTTCGGGATGGCGCGCAGCGCCGCCAACTGCTCGATCGGCTGATGGGTGGGCCCGTCTTCGCCGAGCGCGACGGAGTCGTGCGTCCAGACGTAGATGCTCGGGATGTTCATGAGAGATGCGATGCGCACCGACGGGCGCATGTAGTCGCTGAAGATCAGGAACGTGCCGCCGAATGCCCTGGTGGGCCCGTGCAGGACGATGCCGTTGACGATCGCGCCCATCGCGTGCTCGCGGATGCCGAAGTGCAGAACGCGGCCGAACGAGTCACCCGCCCACTCGTGCGTCGACCACTCCGACGGGATGAAGGACTTCGCGTCCTTGATCGTCGTGAGGTTCGACTCGGCGAGGTCGGCGGAGCCGCCCCACAGCTCGGGCAGTTCGGCGGCGAGGGCGTTGATGACGGTGCCCGACGCGGCACGGGTGGAGACATCCTTGCCGGACTCGAAGACGGGGAGCGCCGAGGCGATGTCGCCGGGCAGCTGACGGGCCTGCAGGCGGTCGAAGAGAGCCTTGCGATCGGGGTTCGCCGTGGCCCAGGCGTCGAACGACTCCTGCCACTCGGCGTGCGCAGCAGCACCGCGCTCACCGAGCGAACGCGTGTGCTCGAGCACGTCCTCCGGAACGACGAATGTGGTGTCGGGGTCCCATCCGAGCACCTTCTTGGTCGCGGCGAGCTCGTCGCCGCCGAGGGCGGAGCCGTGGATCTTTCCGGTGTTCTGCTTGCCGGGGGAGGGCCAGCCGATGATCGTCTTCAG from Microbacterium pumilum carries:
- a CDS encoding glucose-6-phosphate isomerase, producing the protein MSFELHLSGHVKSVVDETLPGLVADLVASGITAADPSLWGPDAETEASSRLGWVDAVTTSRPLVAEIEALRSQLLAKGVTRVVLAGMGGSSLAPEVIAQTSGVPLVILDSTSPGQVLAALDGDAESGGLTQTVLVVSSKSGSTVETDSAKRTFEAAFRDLGIDPLERIVVVTDPGSPLDVAARGEGYTVFNADPSVGGRYSALTAFGLVPTGLAGVDLAELLDEADASLLEVAIDSPDNPALVLAAAIAGGQPRRDKLGLVSDGTHIVGLPDWIEQLVAESTGKNGTGILPVVLLPVSPELDSKPHDLQIVRIVDEAHEFHFREHHEGEVLISGSLAAQFIVWEYATATAGRMLGINPFDQPDVESAKVATRGLLDARPEATAPAFEVDGVEVRVSQPGLAASGTVAGVLDALWALVPADGYVSIQAYVNRLALPQLEGLRELVAADSGRPTTFGWGPRFLHSTGQYHKGGPANGVFLQILERGDVDLEIPGRPFTFGQLIEAQAAGDASVLADGHGRPVVTLTLTDPQLEVLSLFEAAQ
- the tkt gene encoding transketolase codes for the protein MSELRWDEIDRRAVDTARVLAADAVEKVGNGHPGTAMSLAPAAYLLYQRVMRHDPADVHWTGRDRFILSAGHSSLTQYVQLYLGGFGLELDDLKALRTWGSLTPGHPEYGHTDGVEITTGPLGQGLSSSVGFAYAARYERGLFDPDAAPGTSPFDHFIYVIASDGDLQEGVTSEASSLAGHQELGNLVVLYDSNQISIEDDTNVAFTEDVAKRYEAYGWHVQTVDWKKTGEYVEDVAELDAAIEAAKAETSKPSIIVLKTIIGWPSPGKQNTGKIHGSALGGDELAATKKVLGWDPDTTFVVPEDVLEHTRSLGERGAAAHAEWQESFDAWATANPDRKALFDRLQARQLPGDIASALPVFESGKDVSTRAASGTVINALAAELPELWGGSADLAESNLTTIKDAKSFIPSEWSTHEWAGDSFGRVLHFGIREHAMGAIVNGIVLHGPTRAFGGTFLIFSDYMRPSVRIASLMNIPSIYVWTHDSVALGEDGPTHQPIEQLAALRAIPNFTVVRPADANETAVVWLEILRRHGGPAGLALTRQNIPVFARGDGEASGDVFASADNATKGAYVLAEAPSGKPDVILIGTGSEVQLAVAARETLAAEGIGARVVSAPSLEWFAEQDDAYRESVLPASVTARVSVEAGLALTWRGIVGDSGRSVSIEHFGASADYKTLFEKFGITAEAVVAAARETLAVVAKKKEEQS
- the tal gene encoding transaldolase → MSTPTEQLTAQGVSIWLDDLSRERITSGNLTELIATRNVVGVTTNPTIFAGALSNGHAYETQVAQLAAAGASADDAIFQITTDDVRDATDIFRPVYDATAGVDGRVSIEVSPDLAHDTAATIDQAKQLWATVDRPNTHIKIPATKAGLPAITATLAEGISVNVTLIFSLQRYAEVIDAYLAGIEQAQAAGHDISTIHSVASFFVSRVDTEVDKRLTAIGNGVASTLKSKAGVANARLAYELFEKEFATDRAKALTDAGANVQRPLWASTGVKDPALPDTLYVTELVAPGTVNTMPEKTLEATFDHGEIGGDAVTGAYADAHALFDQLASVGVDFDDVTQVLEDEGVEKFIASWHELKDTVAAALSNAPEIAR
- the zwf gene encoding glucose-6-phosphate dehydrogenase, with product MPNEVQESSDAQERHGIEITRGHNPLRDPDDHRLSRIAGPSALVIFGVTGDLSRKKLMPAVYDLANRGLLPPGFALVGFARRDWEDEDFAKVVEDAVRQHARTEFRDETWQQLLEGIRFVSGEFDNEESFRRLRETVDRLDAERGTMGNHAFYLSIPPKDFPIVAEQLKASGLVDDTADQPERWRRVVIEKPFGHDRASAQALNDALRSAFPTDSIFRIDHYLGKETVQNILALRFANELYEPIWNANYVDHVQITMAEDIGVGGRAGYYDGIGAARDVIQNHLLQLLALTAMEEPISFDAKNLRAEKEKVLAAVTLPKDLARSTARGQYAGGWQGGEKVLGFLEEDGMKPNSTTETYAAITLEINTRRWAGVPFYLRTGKRLGRRVTEIAVIFKTAPEQLFSRSQTAGQGQNALVIRVQPDEGVTIRFGSKVPGAGAQVRDVTMDFGYGHAFTEASPEAYERLILDVLLGDPPLFPRHEEVDLSWKILDPIEEFWETQGGPLEQYAPGSWGPASAAEMLARDGRTWRRP
- a CDS encoding RNA polymerase-binding protein RbpA; translation: MATGGNAIRGTRVGAGPMGEQDHGFHADRVAISYWDALGNETVRYFAAGIPEEEIPDTIDSPHSGLPAGRDKENPPALAKTEPYKTHLAYVKERRTEEEAEALLDDALKQLRDRRGQD
- the pgl gene encoding 6-phosphogluconolactonase; amino-acid sequence: MVEAWAEKRVVISPDPTTLADSVAARLLNRVAKRLDSDALVHISLTGGTMGSAVLVAASRHPRRDRIDWSRVHFWWSDERFVPRADDDRNEKQARAALLDALDIPDANIHAIASSDDGVDLEGAAERYAAELARFAGEDGDWPSFDVCFLGVGPDAHIASLFPDRPEILITDRSTVPVRESPKPPPERVSVTRPVINSSQRVWMVLSGADKAAALGLALAGASYASVPAAGAKGRKRTVFFVDDAAAAQVPPELIDGEY
- a CDS encoding glucose-6-phosphate dehydrogenase assembly protein OpcA; this encodes MIVDLPDTTVSKITRALVDVREEGGAVALGRVLTLIILTREGALEEVIEAANDASREHPMRVIVLMIGDSGAADSRLDAQIRVGGDAGASEVITLSINGEAGNSNLESLVTGLLLPDAPVVVWWPNKTPDVPSATSIGKIAQRRITDAATKSDPSAWVAALGGSYAPGDTDLAWTRLTRWREQLAAILDQPPYEAITAVRVRGASDSPSTALLAAWLRLALDVPVDWAYLDAEEWPHGIKSVTLVRESGEVKLERPESGVAVLTQPGQPVHDLAFPRRTLRECLAEELRRLDPDVLYGRVITQGWELLGPPSSTEDAGRKV